The DNA window AGCATGCATTAAATGAGATTACTAAGTTTAAGCCCTCGCTAATAGGAGTCTCAGCTGGTTTTGACACATATAAACTTGACCCAATTGCAGGCTTAGGGCTTGATATAGAGTCATATAGAAAGGTTGGCAATCTTATCCATGAACTTAATTTACCTACATTTTATGTCCTTGAAGGTGGTTATAGTGAAGACCTGCCCAGATGTGTATATGAGTTTATCCTTGGTATAATTGGACAGGAATAGAATAGAATGACGAATGATGTGTGAAAATGCCTAAAAGTCCAAAATACCTAAATGACGAAAAGAATGATTAATGAATCCTATATAAAGAGTATATTTCCAGAACTCTCTTGGATAAAATCTAAGCCTTTACGAAAGAAGGTTATATCATTGTGGCTAATTGCAATCAAAAGGAGTGGTTGGCAAAAAATAAATGATATCCCATTTACACTCCTTATACCAACAAAGACCTCTCTAATTGAGCACACTCGTAAGGTTACTCAACTGGCATTAAAGATATCAGAATTAAGGCAAGACTTAAAAAAAGATATTTTAATAGCTGGTGCTCTCACTCATGATGTTGGCAAGCTGTTTGAATACGAGAGTAAGGATGGCAGTGTTGTAAAATCAGCTTCCAAAGTCCGTCATCCTGTATCCGGTTATCAGCTTGC is part of the bacterium genome and encodes:
- a CDS encoding HD domain-containing protein, whose amino-acid sequence is MINESYIKSIFPELSWIKSKPLRKKVISLWLIAIKRSGWQKINDIPFTLLIPTKTSLIEHTRKVTQLALKISELRQDLKKDILIAGALTHDVGKLFEYESKDGSVVKSASKVRHPVSGYQLAIEVGLPHEVAHIIIAHSHEGDKIERSNEAIVVHHCDFIDFELEKNYVNL